From Citricoccus sp. SGAir0253, a single genomic window includes:
- the wecC gene encoding UDP-N-acetyl-D-mannosamine dehydrogenase, with protein sequence MTDISSVAVIGLGYIGLPTAAILAENGIRVHGVDVSQRTVDAVNAGEVPFVEPDLHGFVARAVSKGLLSASTETPAADAYIVAVPTPFHADKSADLSYIEAAGRGLAPQLRGGELIILESTSPPGATEHLADVVYAERPDLAEARSLQFAHCPERVLPGKVMTELVTNDRIVGGSTPEAAERTRALYATFCQGQILLTDTRTAELAKLVENSFRDVNIAFANELSMICQELDIDVWELIELANHHPRVNILQPGPGVGGHCIAVDPWFIVDAAPAQSRLIRSAREINDSKPGWVIDQVKARAFDVQQATGRAPVIAALGLAFKPNIDDLRESPALGITARLAEEFPASTILAVEPHVDELPAVLAGRENVRLCPPAEAVEAADIVVLLVDHTAFSGLGERARGKAVVDTRGQWRTEPALVS encoded by the coding sequence ATGACGGACATTTCCAGCGTTGCCGTGATCGGGCTGGGCTACATCGGACTGCCGACAGCCGCGATCCTGGCCGAGAACGGGATCCGCGTCCACGGCGTGGACGTGAGCCAGCGTACGGTCGACGCGGTCAACGCGGGCGAGGTGCCGTTCGTGGAGCCGGACCTGCACGGCTTCGTGGCCCGCGCGGTGTCCAAGGGGCTGCTGTCGGCCTCCACCGAGACCCCGGCGGCGGACGCGTACATCGTGGCCGTGCCGACCCCGTTCCACGCGGACAAGAGCGCGGACCTGTCCTACATCGAGGCCGCCGGCCGGGGCCTGGCCCCGCAGCTGCGGGGCGGGGAACTGATCATCCTGGAGTCGACCTCCCCGCCCGGGGCCACCGAGCACCTGGCGGACGTCGTCTACGCCGAGCGCCCGGACCTGGCCGAGGCCCGGTCGCTGCAGTTCGCGCACTGTCCCGAGCGGGTGCTGCCGGGCAAGGTGATGACCGAGCTGGTCACCAATGACCGGATCGTGGGCGGCTCCACGCCCGAGGCCGCCGAGCGCACCCGCGCCCTGTACGCCACGTTCTGCCAGGGGCAGATCCTGCTGACGGACACGCGCACCGCCGAGCTGGCCAAGCTCGTGGAGAACTCCTTCCGGGACGTGAACATCGCCTTCGCCAACGAGCTGTCGATGATCTGCCAGGAACTGGACATCGACGTGTGGGAGCTCATCGAGCTGGCCAACCACCACCCGCGGGTGAACATCCTGCAGCCGGGCCCGGGCGTGGGCGGGCACTGCATCGCGGTGGACCCGTGGTTCATCGTGGACGCGGCCCCGGCCCAGTCGCGGCTGATCCGCAGCGCCCGGGAGATCAACGACTCCAAGCCCGGCTGGGTCATCGACCAGGTCAAGGCGCGCGCGTTCGACGTGCAGCAGGCCACCGGCCGGGCACCGGTGATCGCGGCGCTGGGCCTGGCGTTCAAGCCGAACATCGACGACCTGCGCGAGTCCCCGGCGCTGGGCATCACCGCCCGGCTGGCCGAGGAGTTCCCGGCCAGCACCATCCTGGCGGTCGAGCCGCACGTCGACGAGCTGCCCGCGGTGCTGGCCGGGCGGGAGAACGTGCGCCTGTGCCCGCCGGCCGAGGCCGTGGAGGCCGCGGACATCGTCGTGCTGCTGGTGGACCACACCGCGTTCTCCGGCCTCGGCGAGCGCGCCCGCGGCAAGGCCGTGGTGGACACCCGCGGACAGTGGCGCACCGAGCCCGCCCTGGTGTCCTGA
- a CDS encoding glycosyltransferase family 4 protein, with amino-acid sequence MRLLLLTHSYLPERTPPQRRWQAFVRSFREAGWEVDVVVPEPDAGAVPATARAAGRAPAGGAGEPVRSSRPGRAAVGPVGERIWRTPRIRRLDATRDGRFLGHVVHALAAIPVALRAKAPDIVVVTVPALPTVVAGWAVSRLRRRPLVVEMRDAWPDLARESGAAPGSLSRLMEALVTGTQRAADLVVTVTQGFGDRLAERGVGPVAVVGNGVELADIEALPQRERPAGELHVLYLGNHGESQGLETVIRAAALLRSGPERIEVRLVGSGTRRRELEELNDALGRPVTMLGPVHGRALREQYEWADTCVVALRPDWPSFAWTIPSKTYELLAVGRHVTGLVTGEAAGVLAASGAADLAEAEPGAVAALWRRLAADPAATRTDGSGRHWIADHADLPVLGWRFVDLATAVAREAAPRGAGAGGGVGHTEAPGL; translated from the coding sequence GTGCGCCTGCTGCTCCTCACGCACTCCTACCTCCCCGAGCGCACGCCGCCCCAGCGCCGCTGGCAGGCGTTCGTCCGGTCGTTCCGCGAGGCGGGCTGGGAGGTCGACGTCGTCGTCCCCGAGCCGGACGCCGGTGCCGTCCCCGCCACCGCGCGGGCTGCCGGCCGCGCGCCCGCCGGCGGTGCCGGCGAGCCGGTGCGGTCCTCGCGGCCCGGCCGCGCGGCCGTGGGACCGGTGGGGGAGCGCATCTGGCGCACGCCCCGCATCCGGCGGCTGGACGCCACGCGCGACGGCCGGTTCCTCGGGCACGTCGTCCACGCCCTGGCGGCGATCCCGGTCGCGCTGCGCGCCAAGGCGCCGGACATCGTCGTGGTCACCGTCCCCGCCCTGCCCACCGTGGTGGCCGGCTGGGCGGTGTCCCGGCTGCGCCGCCGGCCACTCGTGGTGGAGATGCGCGACGCCTGGCCGGACCTCGCCCGGGAGTCCGGCGCCGCGCCCGGGTCCCTCAGCCGCCTCATGGAGGCGCTCGTGACGGGCACCCAGCGCGCCGCCGACCTGGTGGTGACGGTGACGCAGGGCTTCGGCGACCGCCTGGCCGAGCGCGGCGTGGGACCGGTGGCCGTGGTGGGCAACGGCGTGGAGCTCGCGGACATCGAGGCGCTGCCCCAGCGCGAGCGGCCCGCCGGGGAGCTCCACGTGCTCTACCTCGGCAACCACGGTGAGAGCCAGGGGCTGGAGACCGTCATCCGCGCCGCGGCGCTGCTGCGCTCCGGGCCCGAGCGGATCGAGGTCCGGCTGGTCGGCTCCGGCACCCGGCGCCGGGAGCTCGAGGAGCTCAACGACGCCCTGGGCCGGCCGGTCACCATGCTGGGGCCCGTCCACGGCCGGGCGCTGCGGGAGCAGTACGAGTGGGCGGACACCTGCGTGGTCGCGCTGCGCCCGGACTGGCCGAGCTTCGCCTGGACGATCCCCTCGAAGACCTACGAGCTGCTCGCGGTGGGCCGGCACGTGACGGGACTGGTCACGGGCGAGGCCGCGGGGGTGCTGGCGGCGTCCGGCGCCGCCGACCTCGCCGAGGCCGAGCCCGGGGCCGTCGCCGCCCTGTGGCGGCGCCTCGCCGCAGACCCCGCGGCGACGCGGACGGACGGCTCGGGCCGGCACTGGATCGCCGACCACGCGGACCTGCCCGTGCTGGGCTGGCGCTTCGTGGACCTGGCCACCGCGGTGGCGCGGGAGGCTGCCCCGCGCGGGGCGGGCGCGGGCGGCGGTGTCGGGCACACCGAGGCCCCGGGCCTATAA
- a CDS encoding glycosyltransferase family 4 protein, with protein MTVPDRIARLRGVPWARNASLTAQTVAEHVVDDPVQLLLQVSRRVPDAVSRPLGAALGVAGRPGNGVLAAVGHEMRGERERAERALAAGARRRPSARATAHRADALLGWGDPEAAERLLGSVPEDRRGPDWYAVAARLAAYRGDLDAAAALAGVHPRNRALRRRLEGERDAFGDHVPVVPAPAGYAPVPGRVLHVLTNSLPHTASGYAHRSHAILRSLVDRGFEVRAVTRPGYPVQVGIPWGARQDTLDGIDYVRLVPRRMAQGQAARLDQYAALLAEQVERFRPALLHTTTHFTNALVVRAVAAAYGIPWVYEVRGQLADTWAAAHGPGAADSQRYRRFVAREAEVARSADGVVTLGEGMRRRLVEAGVEAARISVCPNAVDERFLAEPTPRDEARARLGLDPADLVVGTVSSLVDYEGLHLLVRAVARLAPAYPRLRLHVVGDGVSRPRLEVLARQLGIGDRCAFPGRVDRSEAPVHHAALDVFVVPRRDLPVTRTVTPMKSVEASAVGRPVVASRLPALEELVQEGRTGLLFEPESEQDLARALRRLLDDPAEAARFGAAGRQWVRETRTWARNAETYARLYDGLGVHVDIVDRGPGA; from the coding sequence ATGACGGTACCGGACCGGATCGCACGGCTGCGGGGGGTCCCGTGGGCGCGCAACGCCAGCCTCACGGCGCAGACCGTCGCCGAGCACGTCGTGGACGACCCCGTCCAGCTGCTCCTGCAGGTCTCCCGCCGCGTCCCGGACGCGGTCTCGCGCCCCCTGGGCGCCGCCCTGGGCGTGGCCGGGCGCCCGGGCAACGGCGTGCTGGCCGCCGTCGGGCACGAGATGCGCGGGGAGCGCGAGCGGGCCGAGCGGGCGCTCGCCGCCGGGGCCCGACGCCGGCCCTCGGCCCGCGCGACCGCCCACCGGGCGGACGCGCTGCTGGGCTGGGGCGATCCGGAGGCCGCGGAGCGGCTGCTCGGTTCCGTACCCGAGGACCGGCGCGGTCCCGACTGGTACGCCGTGGCCGCCCGGCTCGCGGCCTACCGGGGCGACCTGGACGCCGCCGCCGCGCTGGCCGGCGTCCATCCGCGCAACCGCGCGCTGCGCCGGCGCCTGGAGGGGGAGCGGGACGCCTTCGGCGACCACGTCCCCGTGGTCCCCGCGCCGGCCGGCTATGCCCCCGTGCCGGGCAGGGTGCTGCACGTGCTGACCAACTCCCTGCCCCACACCGCCAGCGGCTACGCCCACCGCAGCCACGCCATCCTGCGCTCGCTGGTCGACCGCGGGTTCGAGGTCCGGGCCGTGACGCGCCCCGGCTACCCCGTCCAGGTCGGCATCCCCTGGGGCGCCCGGCAGGACACCCTCGACGGCATCGACTACGTCCGCCTGGTGCCCCGGCGGATGGCCCAGGGGCAGGCCGCCCGCCTGGACCAGTACGCCGCCCTGCTGGCGGAGCAGGTCGAGCGGTTCCGGCCGGCCCTGCTGCACACGACCACGCACTTCACCAACGCCCTCGTGGTCCGGGCCGTCGCCGCCGCCTACGGGATCCCGTGGGTCTACGAGGTGCGCGGACAGCTGGCGGACACGTGGGCGGCCGCGCACGGCCCCGGGGCCGCGGACTCCCAGCGCTACCGGCGCTTCGTCGCCCGGGAGGCCGAGGTGGCGCGGTCCGCGGACGGGGTGGTGACGCTGGGCGAGGGCATGCGCCGGCGGCTGGTGGAGGCGGGCGTGGAAGCCGCGCGCATCTCCGTGTGCCCCAACGCGGTGGACGAGCGGTTCCTGGCCGAGCCGACGCCCCGCGACGAGGCGCGGGCCCGGCTCGGTCTGGATCCGGCGGACCTCGTGGTGGGCACCGTGTCCAGCCTCGTGGACTACGAGGGCCTGCACCTGCTCGTGCGTGCGGTCGCGCGGCTGGCGCCGGCGTATCCGCGGCTGCGGCTGCACGTCGTGGGCGACGGGGTCTCCCGGCCCCGGCTCGAGGTCCTGGCGCGGCAGCTGGGCATCGGGGACCGCTGCGCCTTCCCGGGCCGCGTCGACCGCTCCGAGGCCCCCGTCCACCACGCCGCCCTGGACGTCTTCGTGGTCCCGCGCCGCGACCTGCCGGTGACCCGCACCGTCACGCCGATGAAGTCCGTGGAGGCCTCGGCGGTCGGGCGACCGGTCGTGGCCTCCCGGCTGCCCGCCCTCGAGGAACTGGTGCAGGAGGGCCGGACCGGGCTGCTCTTCGAGCCCGAGAGCGAGCAGGACCTGGCGCGGGCGCTGCGACGGCTCTTGGACGATCCCGCCGAGGCCGCACGGTTCGGCGCTGCCGGTCGCCAGTGGGTCCGCGAGACCCGGACCTGGGCCCGGAACGCCGAGACCTACGCGCGGCTATATGACGGCCTCGGCGTCCACGTCGATATAGTGGACCGCGGCCCCGGGGCGTGA
- a CDS encoding polysaccharide pyruvyl transferase family protein, which produces MRPPSLDDQRAALRSAPCEAPVRYRILLVRGGRHPGAPHDQAVLDALHCLGHTVFDLDVGRHPAVLAGPAADGPPAGGPAPAAARRRFHHEPVTAVVDRFAPHVVLLAGDGLVPDKATARFLREAGIATACLHDGPGAAESADLALRPAPALARADLLQDPLPSPGEFARVLGAGPSPDPLRDEVLAHRSASALPADVARRAFRRVAEAHLYEHRVEAVLAALRGRRPDALPDPRAGGAPRPRTVLFSGYYGAGNRGDDLLLESLLAHLEAALPDVHPVVAAADAGEVERTHGVQAFRRADPTAAEDHARRATAMVLGPGGHWHDYSIRRAGGAAGMVRGARVSPAHMAQLPLLVSAYGGAVHVYGMGVGPLADPAARAAVHLTGRLARSVSVRDPESLDVLQPLPASWPAEVVVAPDAVYGLALPAPRRPAPRRPPYLAVNLRPWLDDAAGRRRLVDALVDGARRRGLAIVAVPMQATDVPVLEELAAWAPEDVDVEVLPPGLPLDEFLDVLRHAEALVSMRLHANLLMHRLRRPALGLAYDPKVRSHFVQLGRPDAVCALADPPEQVLAALERRLDETGLPPETLERLDALELEASRQLDRLIGALAAEPRRDPDPGWVRHLPPAAAPRPAPAPDPWWPAAESVDPGRAVLTSGSTVDAARRVEATRRTSAAGDEIALASGGPRRGDYVEWTLPVDTAPGEGLRMELSLRGECVEGSRPAGELVYTLSVGGRALFTHDVTAWNERQSVWVALRAASATTSLGLRLEALRDCGDGGRGPAATLAVERVRVVPWEARGELAWGSSSPYAVPADGADGTSAPGPASPRPSAPGGAPARTPTRRALRRILRWARRVVR; this is translated from the coding sequence ATGAGGCCGCCCTCGCTCGACGACCAGCGCGCTGCCCTGCGGTCCGCACCGTGCGAGGCGCCCGTGCGGTACCGGATCCTGCTGGTCCGCGGAGGCAGGCACCCCGGGGCCCCGCACGACCAGGCCGTCCTCGACGCGCTGCACTGCCTGGGACACACCGTGTTCGACCTCGACGTCGGCCGGCATCCCGCGGTCCTGGCCGGACCGGCGGCGGACGGCCCACCGGCGGGCGGCCCGGCGCCGGCCGCCGCCCGCCGGCGGTTCCACCACGAGCCGGTCACGGCCGTGGTGGACCGCTTCGCGCCCCACGTGGTGCTCCTCGCCGGCGACGGGCTCGTCCCGGACAAGGCCACGGCGCGCTTCCTGCGGGAGGCCGGTATCGCCACGGCCTGCCTGCACGACGGCCCGGGAGCGGCCGAGTCCGCCGACCTGGCCCTGCGCCCCGCCCCCGCCCTGGCCCGGGCGGACCTGCTGCAGGACCCCCTGCCCTCGCCCGGGGAGTTCGCCCGCGTCCTCGGCGCGGGCCCGTCCCCCGATCCGCTCCGGGACGAGGTCCTCGCCCACCGGTCCGCCTCCGCCCTGCCCGCGGACGTGGCCCGGCGGGCGTTCCGGCGCGTGGCGGAGGCGCACCTGTACGAGCACCGGGTGGAGGCGGTCCTCGCCGCCCTGCGTGGCCGCCGTCCCGACGCGCTGCCGGACCCCCGGGCCGGCGGGGCGCCCCGGCCGCGCACGGTCCTGTTCTCCGGCTACTACGGGGCGGGCAACCGCGGGGACGACCTGTTGCTGGAGTCGCTGCTGGCCCACCTCGAGGCCGCCCTGCCCGACGTCCACCCCGTCGTCGCCGCGGCGGACGCCGGCGAGGTGGAACGCACCCACGGCGTCCAGGCCTTCCGCCGGGCGGACCCCACCGCGGCGGAGGACCACGCCCGCCGGGCCACGGCGATGGTCCTGGGCCCCGGCGGCCACTGGCACGACTACTCCATCCGGCGGGCCGGCGGCGCCGCGGGGATGGTGCGCGGCGCCCGCGTCTCACCGGCGCACATGGCCCAGCTCCCCCTGCTGGTCTCGGCCTACGGCGGCGCCGTCCACGTCTACGGCATGGGCGTCGGCCCGCTGGCCGACCCCGCCGCCCGGGCCGCGGTCCACCTCACCGGGCGGCTGGCGCGGTCCGTCTCGGTGCGCGACCCGGAGTCCCTGGACGTGCTCCAGCCGCTGCCCGCCTCGTGGCCCGCGGAGGTCGTCGTCGCCCCCGACGCCGTCTACGGACTGGCCCTGCCCGCTCCCCGGCGCCCGGCCCCGCGCCGGCCGCCCTACCTGGCCGTGAACCTGCGGCCTTGGCTGGACGACGCCGCCGGCCGCCGCCGCCTCGTGGACGCCCTCGTGGACGGCGCCCGTCGCCGCGGGCTGGCCATCGTCGCCGTCCCCATGCAGGCCACCGATGTCCCGGTCCTCGAGGAGCTCGCGGCATGGGCACCGGAGGACGTCGACGTGGAGGTCCTGCCCCCGGGGCTGCCCCTGGACGAGTTCCTGGACGTCCTGCGCCACGCCGAGGCCCTCGTCTCCATGCGGCTGCACGCGAACCTGCTCATGCACCGGCTGCGCCGTCCGGCACTGGGCCTGGCCTACGACCCCAAGGTCCGCTCGCACTTCGTCCAGCTGGGCCGGCCGGACGCCGTCTGCGCGCTCGCGGACCCGCCCGAGCAGGTGCTCGCGGCGCTCGAGCGCCGGCTGGACGAGACGGGGCTGCCGCCGGAGACCCTGGAGCGCCTCGACGCCCTCGAGCTCGAGGCCTCCCGCCAGCTCGACCGGCTCATCGGGGCGCTCGCGGCCGAGCCACGCCGGGACCCGGACCCTGGCTGGGTCCGCCACCTGCCGCCCGCCGCGGCCCCGCGCCCGGCGCCGGCGCCCGATCCGTGGTGGCCGGCCGCCGAGTCGGTGGACCCGGGCCGGGCCGTGCTGACCTCCGGGAGCACCGTGGACGCCGCGCGCCGGGTGGAGGCCACGCGCCGCACCTCGGCGGCCGGCGACGAGATCGCGCTCGCCTCGGGGGGCCCCCGCCGGGGGGACTACGTGGAGTGGACCCTCCCCGTGGACACCGCACCCGGGGAGGGGCTGCGGATGGAGCTGTCCCTCCGCGGGGAGTGCGTGGAGGGGAGCAGGCCTGCCGGTGAGCTGGTCTACACCCTCTCCGTCGGCGGCCGCGCCCTGTTCACCCACGACGTCACGGCGTGGAACGAGCGGCAGTCCGTCTGGGTGGCCCTGCGGGCGGCGTCGGCGACCACCTCCCTCGGCCTGCGCCTGGAGGCCCTGCGGGACTGCGGGGACGGGGGCCGGGGACCGGCTGCGACCCTGGCCGTCGAGCGGGTCCGCGTCGTGCCGTGGGAGGCGCGCGGGGAGCTGGCGTGGGGGTCCTCGAGCCCCTATGCCGTGCCCGCGGACGGGGCCGACGGCACGAGCGCGCCGGGGCCGGCCTCGCCCCGCCCGTCCGCGCCCGGAGGGGCCCCGGCCCGGACACCGACGCGCCGTGCCCTGCGGAGGATCCTCCGCTGGGCACGGCGCGTCGTGCGCTGA
- a CDS encoding glycosyltransferase: MTETTPRPDLAPNPDPDRRPILLYGDVVLDVIDGSAIWLVSMAEALSQTRSQVHVVLKSKVRNDRLLRRLQGLDHVTVHEAGPGAVELWAGQPAELSPEAAARRLAEVDATVGARAIVVRGRAVCRQVAEDPELAPRLWAYVTDLPYPLEHATTHAVSELGFVAERARRMFAQTEDARAYLEAVVPAAAGKTILLNPMIPDEFFVDLDAEPPVDLSGRPLELVYAGKFAKDWRTLEMCTLAEAFGDGDHGVTVRMIGDKFQRAKDDPQWIPRMREALGGPSVDWLGGMSREETLENVRRADIGLGWRSPELDASLEVSTKALEYAAVGTPPLLNRTAAHAALLGEDYPFLLEEDSVQEVVRVLGRAPEVLEHARRRAQDAVRWYALSESARRLEGHFAAAESRRRRPGAEPVRVLIAGHDLKFAGELIEMLQADAGIELLFDEWPSLHEHDEQHSTEMVARADVVLCEWAGRNAVWYSRHKRRGQRLLVRLHGFEVRAPWLQDIDFGAVDALLTVSTLMVGRVVEATGWDAAKVHVIPNAVDTRDLSRPKLPGASRRLGLVGMVPFLKRPDRALDALEAVLDQDPRFTLHLRGRLPWEYPHVWKKPAEQEAYLAFFDRIGRSDRLRDAVVFEPFGPDMGSWLRKVGFVLSPSSDESFHLAPAEGMASGAFPIVWDRPGSADVFGEDLVVRDAAAAAEQILAVAQPEVFEAQSTAMRQRAVQWDLRTVNDRWMEFLLEGAEA; this comes from the coding sequence GTGACGGAGACGACCCCGCGGCCGGACCTGGCCCCGAACCCGGACCCGGACCGCCGCCCCATCCTGCTCTACGGGGACGTGGTGCTGGACGTGATCGACGGCTCGGCCATCTGGCTCGTGTCCATGGCCGAGGCGCTCTCGCAGACCCGTTCCCAGGTGCACGTGGTGCTCAAGAGCAAGGTCCGCAACGACCGTCTCCTACGCCGGCTGCAGGGACTGGACCACGTGACCGTCCACGAGGCGGGCCCCGGTGCCGTGGAGCTGTGGGCCGGCCAGCCCGCGGAGCTCTCGCCGGAGGCCGCCGCCCGGCGGCTGGCGGAGGTGGACGCCACCGTGGGCGCGCGCGCGATCGTGGTCCGCGGCCGCGCCGTGTGCCGCCAGGTGGCCGAGGACCCGGAGCTCGCGCCGCGGCTGTGGGCGTACGTCACCGACCTGCCGTACCCGCTCGAGCACGCCACCACGCACGCCGTCTCGGAACTGGGCTTCGTGGCGGAGCGGGCCCGGCGCATGTTCGCCCAGACCGAGGACGCGCGGGCCTACCTCGAGGCCGTGGTGCCCGCCGCCGCGGGCAAGACCATCCTGCTCAACCCCATGATCCCAGACGAGTTCTTCGTGGACCTCGACGCCGAGCCCCCCGTGGACCTGTCCGGGCGCCCCCTGGAGCTCGTCTACGCCGGCAAGTTCGCCAAGGACTGGCGCACCCTGGAGATGTGCACGCTGGCCGAGGCCTTCGGGGACGGGGACCACGGCGTCACGGTGCGGATGATCGGGGACAAGTTCCAGCGGGCCAAGGACGACCCGCAGTGGATCCCGCGGATGCGCGAGGCACTCGGCGGCCCCTCGGTGGACTGGCTCGGGGGGATGTCCCGCGAGGAGACCCTGGAGAACGTCCGCCGGGCCGACATCGGCCTGGGCTGGCGCTCCCCGGAACTCGACGCGAGCCTCGAGGTGTCCACCAAGGCCCTCGAGTACGCGGCCGTCGGCACGCCGCCGCTGCTCAACCGCACCGCCGCGCACGCGGCGCTCCTGGGGGAGGACTATCCGTTCCTGCTCGAGGAGGACAGCGTGCAGGAGGTGGTGCGGGTCCTCGGCCGGGCCCCCGAGGTCCTCGAGCACGCCCGCCGCCGGGCCCAGGACGCCGTGCGCTGGTACGCCCTCTCCGAGTCCGCCCGGCGCCTGGAGGGCCACTTCGCCGCGGCCGAGTCCCGGCGCCGGCGCCCCGGGGCCGAGCCGGTCCGGGTGCTGATCGCCGGGCACGACCTGAAGTTCGCCGGCGAGCTCATCGAGATGCTCCAGGCGGACGCCGGGATCGAGCTGCTCTTCGACGAGTGGCCCTCGCTGCACGAGCACGACGAGCAGCACTCCACCGAGATGGTCGCCCGCGCCGACGTGGTGCTGTGCGAGTGGGCCGGCCGCAACGCGGTGTGGTACTCGCGCCACAAGCGGCGCGGCCAGCGGCTGCTCGTGCGGCTGCACGGCTTCGAGGTCCGGGCCCCCTGGCTGCAGGACATCGACTTCGGGGCCGTGGACGCGCTCCTGACCGTGTCCACCCTCATGGTGGGCCGGGTCGTCGAGGCCACGGGCTGGGACGCGGCCAAGGTGCACGTCATCCCCAACGCCGTGGACACCCGCGACCTCTCCCGGCCGAAGCTCCCGGGGGCCTCGCGCCGCCTGGGCCTCGTGGGCATGGTTCCCTTCCTGAAGCGCCCGGACCGCGCGCTCGACGCCCTGGAGGCGGTGCTGGACCAGGACCCGCGCTTCACCCTGCACCTGCGCGGGCGCCTGCCCTGGGAGTACCCGCACGTGTGGAAGAAGCCGGCCGAGCAGGAGGCCTACCTGGCCTTCTTCGACCGCATCGGCCGGAGCGACCGGCTGCGCGACGCCGTCGTCTTCGAGCCCTTCGGGCCGGACATGGGCTCGTGGCTGCGCAAGGTCGGCTTCGTGCTGTCCCCGAGCTCCGACGAGAGCTTCCACCTCGCCCCCGCCGAGGGCATGGCCTCCGGGGCGTTCCCGATCGTGTGGGACCGGCCCGGGTCCGCCGACGTCTTCGGCGAGGACCTCGTGGTGCGGGACGCCGCGGCCGCCGCGGAGCAGATCCTCGCCGTCGCCCAGCCGGAGGTCTTCGAGGCCCAGTCCACGGCCATGCGCCAGCGGGCTGTCCAGTGGGACCTGCGCACCGTCAACGACCGGTGGATGGAGTTCCTGCTCGAGGGTGCGGAGGCCTAG
- a CDS encoding LCP family protein: MPSTDPDQYAPRRASGAPSRRRRTVRNVLLALGALVLVVLVVAGVYVWQVASAFNDKRQTVDAGIATEQAPDGALNILLMGSDSRGEGRDTAENKGEEGQRSDTMMLVHVPADRQDVYVMSIVRDLWVTIPEHGARKVNAALDLGGYPLVTQTMQDLLGVQVDHLAVIDFEGFNGLTSALGGVTVCNPATFSSGQVNPSYFPRGEVLLEGSDALRYVRERKAFAGGDFDRVQNQQRFVAAVVDRLLTARTLADPQRVMDVVDALAPFITVDEGLDAATIAGYGLQLNGIRSGDIHMFTIPHGPPTAGPGGASIVEQDFEAMDDLRAALAGDDLGSFLDEGSGDDGENSGSASTDASSAGATATPDGAGASADGGSAPSADATASEEAPSPSDAGATPSPTEPAASATPTSPAAACAGA; the protein is encoded by the coding sequence GTGCCCTCCACTGACCCAGACCAGTACGCGCCGCGCCGTGCCAGCGGGGCCCCGTCCCGGCGGCGCCGCACCGTGAGGAACGTCCTGCTCGCCCTCGGGGCCCTGGTGCTGGTGGTGCTCGTGGTCGCCGGCGTCTACGTCTGGCAGGTGGCCTCGGCGTTCAACGACAAGCGCCAGACCGTGGACGCGGGGATCGCCACGGAGCAGGCCCCGGACGGTGCCCTGAACATCCTGCTGATGGGCTCGGACTCCCGGGGCGAGGGCCGGGACACGGCGGAGAACAAGGGGGAGGAGGGGCAGCGCTCGGACACGATGATGCTCGTCCACGTCCCCGCCGACCGGCAGGACGTGTACGTCATGTCGATCGTGCGCGACCTGTGGGTCACCATCCCCGAGCATGGAGCGCGGAAGGTCAACGCCGCGCTCGACCTCGGCGGCTACCCGCTCGTGACCCAGACGATGCAGGACCTGCTGGGCGTCCAGGTGGACCACCTGGCGGTCATCGACTTCGAGGGCTTCAACGGGCTCACCAGCGCCCTGGGCGGGGTCACCGTGTGCAACCCGGCCACCTTCTCCTCCGGGCAGGTCAACCCCTCCTACTTCCCCCGCGGCGAGGTCCTCCTGGAGGGCTCCGACGCCCTGCGCTACGTGCGCGAGCGCAAGGCCTTCGCGGGCGGGGACTTCGACCGGGTGCAGAACCAGCAGCGGTTCGTGGCGGCCGTCGTGGACCGGCTGCTCACGGCCAGGACCCTGGCCGACCCCCAGCGCGTCATGGACGTCGTGGACGCCCTGGCCCCGTTCATCACCGTGGACGAGGGCCTGGACGCCGCGACCATCGCCGGCTACGGCCTCCAGCTCAACGGGATCCGCAGCGGCGACATCCACATGTTCACCATCCCGCACGGCCCCCCGACGGCGGGCCCCGGGGGCGCCTCGATCGTCGAGCAGGACTTCGAGGCCATGGACGACCTGCGGGCCGCCCTGGCCGGCGACGACCTCGGCTCCTTCCTGGACGAGGGGTCCGGGGACGACGGCGAGAACTCCGGCAGCGCCTCCACGGATGCATCGAGCGCAGGAGCCACGGCGACCCCGGACGGCGCCGGAGCCAGCGCCGACGGTGGATCGGCGCCCTCGGCGGACGCCACCGCGTCCGAGGAAGCCCCGTCCCCCTCGGACGCCGGGGCCACCCCGAGCCCCACGGAGCCGGCGGCCAGCGCGACCCCCACCTCGCCCGCGGCCGCGTGCGCGGGGGCCTGA